The DNA region CTCTCAAGGGAGACGGTGATGGCAATGAAGGTAACGAGCATTAGACAGGCCGAGAGCATGTACATATGTCGGCGCTTGAAGCGGGTGACGACAAGGGCAATGATTGTCGCGTTAATCAACCCCCAGCAGGCGTAAGCAAGGTTGATTCGGGTTTTCGCGTAGTTGGTGGTATATCCCATCATCTGGAAGAGAATGCCAGAGTAGTAGCTGATGAGAGTGTTGCCAGAAAGTTGGGTGAAGAGACCAATAAAGACCGTGACGAGCACACGGCGACGCATGCCGCTGGTACGGAGGAGGTCAAGCCAGGACTGTTTGGAAACCTCCATCTCAGTCTTGATAGTCTCTCGAATCTGTACAATCTCGGCTTGGACGAGCTGCGAGTTGGCATCGCCCTCAGCGTGGTACTTGACCAGAATGGCGGCGGCCTCTTCACTTCTGTCGTTCGCGACGAGGAAACGGGGAGATTCCGGAAGTAGGCTAGGTTTCGCCCGTCAGTCTTGATCCATAGCGTGACGGGGTAGAATACATACAAGACGGTAACGATCTGAAGCAAAGATGGACAGATCTGGAGGAGAGATGGGACACGCCATGCCCAGTTACTAGGGATATTGGTGGTGCCAAGAGCAATGGCTGAAGCCGTGATCTGTCCGATAAAGTACGACGAGTTGAAGAGCGATGTCAGAATAGCACGCTCCTTGGGGTGGCCAAGCTCTCCGATCAAGGCAGCACCAGAGATGATGCAGAAGAGGATGCCAACTCCGAGCAGCATGCGTGCAATGATGTACATGGCAACTATAGTAGCTCGTTAGTATGGCTGTCAATACCGAGTTCTTAAGACTTTATCTCACCGTGCTGTGCGAAACCTTGAAGGAGGGCTCCAACAACCATGATCAGAGAACCCAACATGATGGACCATCGTCGTCCGTAGCGATGAGCGAACCAAGGCGCGAGTGGAACACCAAAGATAGAGCCAAGCTGATACGACGAGTTGACGAAGCCGAGCAAGCCTGGCTCAATGGCAAAATCGCCATCTTCGTTCGTGCGCCCATTGCCAAAGTCTATTCCCAAGTTAGCACGAACTCGAAGCGTCTGCCATCCCACCGCTTGGATCTGATTGACCGGGATTTGACCCAAATTATGGGTCCCTCTTTTGTGGATAAATCTGGGGTATTCCGACCCCTTTCCGTTGTCGAAGAACAAGGCTCTTTCAACCCCATTTTCAACGCTTGCTACTATGAAACGCGCTCTGTTTAACAGATACTTACACTTATGAAACGTAGGCGCAAACTGGAGCGTGTTGATGAG from Fusarium keratoplasticum isolate Fu6.1 chromosome 12, whole genome shotgun sequence includes:
- a CDS encoding MFS domain-containing protein — encoded protein: MVNVGSAADPIVTRLVEEDKTPWYKKPNLRLMYVWLFCCCMGVEMTSGFDSQLINTLQFAPTFHKYFGNGRTNEDGDFAIEPGLLGFVNSSYQLGSIFGVPLAPWFAHRYGRRWSIMLGSLIMVVGALLQGFAQHVAMYIIARMLLGVGILFCIISGAALIGELGHPKERAILTSLFNSSYFIGQITASAIALGTTNIPSNWAWRVPSLLQICPSLLQIVTVFLLPESPRFLVANDRSEEAAAILVKYHAEGDANSQLVQAEIVQIRETIKTEMEVSKQSWLDLLRTSGMRRRVLVTVFIGLFTQLSGNTLISYYSGILFQMMGYTTNYAKTRINLAYACWGLINATIIALVVTRFKRRHMYMLSACLMLVTFIAITVSLERLQAAQAADVKNRAAGIAALFFYFAYSPTYNIGNNALTYTYLVELWPYAQRSRGIGVQQIFGKLAGFFSTNVNSIALNAIKWRYLAIYCGWIFFEFCIVFMLYPETSGRTLEELAFLFEDDEFNEKTVAAVEKQIHFGDQTESSKQEGNPTQTQHRELV